TACGCCCTTTCGCAGCGGTCGATCACGGCGAGCCGGGATGGTGGGTCCCGGCTGCCTCAGATTCGGGGAACGTCCCGCGGCCTGCGGTTTTGTCCTCCGCGACCGTGGGCCGTGTTCCATTGTAACGACGATACGCCGGTGCGTTGCGGCCGATCATCGTTCAAACTCGGCGGGCCGGTGGGCAGGTCAGTGCTCCAGGCCCTCGGCCGCGGCCAGCGCCGCGCCCACGATCCCCGCGTTGTTCTGCAGCGATGCGACCAGGACCGGTGTCCTGATCTCCAGCAGCGGCACCCACTTCTCGGCCTTCTTGCTGACCCCGCCGCCCACGATGAACAGATCCGGCCAGATGAGGTTCTCCAGCACGGAAAGGTAACGGTTCACGCGCTTGGCCCACTGCGGGTAGGACAGGCCCTCGTTGTCCTTGACCGAGGCGGCCGCCTTCTTCTCCGCGTCGTGCCCGTCGACCTCGAGGTGGCCGAACTCGGTGTTCGGCATCAGGGTGCCGTGCTGGAACAGCGCGCTGCCGATGCCGGTGCCGAACGTCAGCAGCGTGGTGACGCCCTTGCGGGCCCGCGGGTCGCCGTAGCGGATCTCGGCCATGCCGGCCGCGTCGGCGTCGTTGAGCATCGCGAT
The window above is part of the Amycolatopsis thermoflava N1165 genome. Proteins encoded here:
- the ppgK gene encoding polyphosphate--glucose phosphotransferase; this translates as MTATRGFGIDIGGSGIKGALVDLEKGALIGDRFRIDTPRPATPDAVADVVAQVVAHFGWEGPVGITLPAVVKKGVAHTAANIDPSWIGTDADALFAKRLDRHEDDIAMLNDADAAGMAEIRYGDPRARKGVTTLLTFGTGIGSALFQHGTLMPNTEFGHLEVDGHDAEKKAAASVKDNEGLSYPQWAKRVNRYLSVLENLIWPDLFIVGGGVSKKAEKWVPLLEIRTPVLVASLQNNAGIVGAALAAAEGLEH